A region from the Lolium perenne isolate Kyuss_39 chromosome 4, Kyuss_2.0, whole genome shotgun sequence genome encodes:
- the LOC127295414 gene encoding nuclear pore complex protein NUP107 isoform X1 has translation MDVDQSSSPRRPPSSTPGYLDPESSRLREEYRRYRKRLSSSNDSPLLGTSVSRFSEARVLHDGSSMPRRPNAGLLLEEIKQEAADYSDIDGFDGSKLFGSAKRRTSLDGGSAPDAGFVSGRKPVRSSMNPVKMEGDMLQQGETTFTVFASLLDSAIQGLMPFPDVILQFERTCRNASESIRYAATGKLRMAEDKLMQQKAQLLLDEAASWSLLWYLYGKANEELPGELFVSPTTSHQEACRYVATDLTAQLCLRIVLWLEGLASEALDLEKKVRGSHVGSYLPSSGVWHRTQRYLKRKNNDSNIVKHVDFDAPTREGAQLLPDDKKQDELLLEDIWTLLRAGRLEEACELCRSAGQAWRAATLCPFGGVDMFPSLEAMLSNGQARTLQAIELESGIGRQWRLWKWASYCASEKIAEHDGGRYEMAVYAIQCSNLKRTLPICTDWESACWAMAKSWLDVQVDLELSQYHTSRQEEKQYDDDMNGTQPMLSSVGPENWPYLVLDQQPRDITALLQKLHSSDLVHETVSRACREQHRQIEMNLMSGNVAHLLDLLWSWISPSEEDQNVSSPLRSRDDPEMIRFGAHIVLVMRYLFSEEMEDELEEKLVTVGDLIINMYVRYLFSEQQEELVGVYASQLERDVCIDLFVEMMELRLNSSLHTMYKLFLSAVEYLPFSSGDVSKACFEEIIERVLSRSRETKPNKYNEDFSDVAERHHVQALHKAMVIQWLCFTPPSSIPGFQMITGKLLMRALMHSNTLFREFSLISMRRGSELPIGPHKLLAILAEPLKQKENFSLEDQEISDNLQEFEDWHEYYSLDATYRGWLRCEMENSSVPPDMLSAEEKDQAVAAATQTLELAFLLLLREERPWLNAVEISPFESSELVFLELHATAILCLPSGECMPPDATSCTALTSALYSTVSEEEVLHRQLKVDVKVSSKDPCCIEVALRCLATEGDGFGLHEANDGGLLAAIMAAGFKGELNRFQPGVSMEISRLDAWYSDGHGSVESTAAYIIRGLCRRCCLPETILRSMQASISLSEAGDSLDHCDKLIELVASSDSGMIHLFSQQQIQEFLIFERECFICKMELEEEQIPTDG, from the exons ATGGACGTGGACCAGTCGTCGTCCCCGCGGCGGCCGCCGTCGTCGACGCCGGGCTACTTGGACCCGGAGTCCTCCCGCCTCCGGGAGGAGTACcgccgctacag AAAGAGACTATCTTCTTCAAATGACTCCCCGCTGTTGGGGACCTCAGTCTCCAGATTCTCAGAAGCAAGGGTGTTGCATGATGGTAGCAGCATGCCTAGGCGGCCCAACGCTGGTCTACTCCTTGAGGAAATCAAGCAGGAGGCTGCTGATTATTCTGACATTGACGGTTTCGATGGATCAAAACTCTTTGGATCAGCGAAAAGAAGGACATCGTTGGATGGCGGTTCTGCACCAGATGCAGGCTTCGTTTCTGGTAGAAAGCCGGTGAGGTCGTCTATGAATCCGGTCAAGATGGAGGGCGATATGCTACAACAAGGAGAAACAACTTTTACAGTGTTTGCATCCCTTCTTGATTCTGCGATACAAG GATTGATGCCCTTCCCAGATGTGATTTTACAGTTTGAGAGGACATGCAGAAACGCTTCAGAGTCGATAAG GTATGCTGCCACAGGAAAGCTTCGGATGGCAGAAGATAAACTTATGCAGCAAAAAGCACAACTGTTACTGGATGAAGCTGCTTCTTGGTCACTTCTTTGGTATCTCTATGGGAAAG CAAATGAGGAGCTTCCTGGAGAGCTATTTGTG TCACCAACTACATCCCATCAGGAGGCTTGCCGGTATGTTGCAACAGATCTCACAGCACAATTGTGTCTTCGGATTGTGCTTTGGCTTGAAGGACTTGCTTCGGAAGCTCTTGATTTGGAGAAAAAG GTGAGAGGATCTCATGTTGGTTCATATCTACCAAGTTCTGGTGTTTGGCATCGTACGCAGAGGTACTTAAAAAGAAAGAACAACGATTCTAATATAGTGAAGCATGTGGATTTTGATGCTCCAACTCGTGAAGGAGCCCAACTTCTTCCTGATGACAAG AAGCAAGATGAATTGCTTTTAGAAGATATCTGGACTCTCTTGAGGGCTGGGAGATTAGAAGAGGCATGTGAATTGTGCCGGTCTGCTGGACAG GCATGGAGAGCTGCCACTCTTTGCCCCTTTGGTGGCGTAGATATGTTTCCTTCCCTGGAGGCCATGCTCAGCAATGGACAGGCTAGAACATTACAAGCCATTGAATTGGAAAGTGGTATTGGACGTCAGTGGCGTCTTTGGAAATGGGCATCTTATTGTGCTTCAGAG AAAATTGCTGAACACGATGGTGGCCGGTATGAGATGGCTGTATATGCTATACAGTGTAGTAACTTGAAGCGTACCTTGCCAATCTGTACTGACTGGGAG TCAGCTTGTTGGGCAATGGCAAAATCTTGGCTGGATGTTCAAGTGGATCTGGAATTATCTCAATACCATACCAGCAGACAAGAAGAGAAACAGTATGATGATGATATGAATGGAACCCAACCTATGCTCAGTTCAGTGGGCCCAGAAAATTGGCCATACCTTGTTCTTGATCAGCAACCTCGTGATATAACTGCACTTTTGCAGAAACTCCACTCAAG TGACCTTGTGCATGAAACTGTTTCTCGAGCATGTCGGGAGCAGCATCGACAAATTGAG ATGAATCTCATGAGTGGAAATGTAGCTCATCTTCTTGACCTTCTATGGTCATGGATATCACCCTCTGAGGAGGATCAAAACGTTTCGAG CCCACTTAGGTCCCGTGATGATCCTGAGATGATACGTTTTGGGGCACATATTGTTCTTGTCATGAGATACTTATTCAGCGAGGAAATGGAAGATGAGTTGGAGGAGAAGCTGGTTACTGTTGGTGATCTCATTatcaacat GTATGTGAGGTACTTATTTTCAGAGCAGCAAGAAGAGTTAGTTGGAGTGTATGCCTCTCAGCTTGAACGTGATGTTTGCATCGATTTGTTTGTGGAAATGATGGAACTAAGGTTAAATAGCAG CTTGCATACCATGTACAAGCTTTTCCTCTCTGCTGTGGAATATCTGCCATTCTCGTCTGGAGATGTGTCCAAGGCCTGTTTTGAAGAGATAATTGAGAG AGTTCTTTCAAGATCTCGGGAAACGAAACCCAACAAGTACAATGAAGATTTTTCCGATGTTGCGGAACGGCATCATGTGCAAGCACTTCACAAGGCAATGGTCATTCAGTGGCTTTGCTTTACCCCGCCATCCTCAATTCCAGGCTTTCAGATGATCACAGGGAAGCTTCTGATGCGGGCATTGATGCATAG CAACACACTATTTAGAGAGTTTTCCCTGATATCAATGAGGAGAGGCTCTGAACTACCAATAGGACCACATAAATTGCTTGCCATCCTTGCTGAACCATTGAAACAAAAGGAGAACTTTTCGCTGGAAGATCAAGAGATATCTGATAACTTACAAGAGTTTGAAGATTGG CATGAATATTACTCCCTGGATGCAACTTACCGGGGTTGGCTTAGATGTGAGATGGAGAATTCTTCTGTTCCTCCTGACATGCTTTCAGCAGAAGAAAAGGATCAAGCTGTTGCTGCAGCGACACAAACACTGGAGCTGGCTTTCTTGTTATTACTCA GGGAGGAAAGACCATGGCTAAATGCTGTCGAGATTAGTCCATTTGAGTCGTCAGAGCTTGTTTTCCTTGAGTTGCATGCAACTGCAATACTCTGTCTACCGTCTGGAGAATGCATGCCACCAGATGCAACGTCATGCACGGCTCTTACAAGcgcactttattcaactgttagcgAAGAGGAGGTGCTGCATCGCCAGCTCAAG GTTGATGTCAAGGTCTCGTCTAAAGATCCTTGTTGTATTGAAGTCGCGCTTCGCTGCTTAGCAACAGAAGGTGATGGGTTTGGACTTCATGAAGCCAATGATGGAGGTCTTCTTGCTGCAATAATGGCCGCTGGGTTTAAAG GTGAACTCAATCGGTTTCAGCCTGGAGTTTCGATGGAAATTTCACGACTTGATGCTTGGTATTCTGATGGTCATGGTTCAGTTGAAAGTACTGCTGCTTATATCATCCGAGGGCTCTGTCGGAGATGCTGTCTACCAGAAACTATTCTACGATCCATGCAG GCATCTATCTCCCTTTCTGAAGCAGGCGATTCTCTAGATCATTGTGATAAACTCATTGAGTTGGTTGCTTCATCAGATTCCGGAATGATCCATTTGTTCAGCCAGCAGCAGATACAG GAGTTTCTGATCTTTGAGAGGGAGTGCTTCATATGTAAAATGGAGCTTGAGGAAGAGCAGATACCTACTGATGGCTAA
- the LOC127295414 gene encoding nuclear pore complex protein NUP107 isoform X2 — translation MDVDQSSSPRRPPSSTPGYLDPESSRLREEYRRYRKRLSSSNDSPLLGTSVSRFSEARVLHDGSSMPRRPNAGLLLEEIKQEAADYSDIDGFDGSKLFGSAKRRTSLDGGSAPDAGFVSGRKPVRSSMNPVKMEGDMLQQGETTFTVFASLLDSAIQGLMPFPDVILQFERTCRNASESIRYAATGKLRMAEDKLMQQKAQLLLDEAASWSLLWYLYGKANEELPGELFVSPTTSHQEACRYVATDLTAQLCLRIVLWLEGLASEALDLEKKVRGSHVGSYLPSSGVWHRTQRYLKRKNNDSNIVKHVDFDAPTREGAQLLPDDKKQDELLLEDIWTLLRAGRLEEACELCRSAGQAWRAATLCPFGGVDMFPSLEAMLSNGQARTLQAIELESGIGRQWRLWKWASYCASEKIAEHDGGRYEMAVYAIQCSNLKRTLPICTDWESACWAMAKSWLDVQVDLELSQYHTSRQEEKQYDDDMNGTQPMLSSVGPENWPYLVLDQQPRDITALLQKLHSSDLVHETVSRACREQHRQIEMNLMSGNVAHLLDLLWSWISPSEEDQNVSRSRDDPEMIRFGAHIVLVMRYLFSEEMEDELEEKLVTVGDLIINMYVRYLFSEQQEELVGVYASQLERDVCIDLFVEMMELRLNSSLHTMYKLFLSAVEYLPFSSGDVSKACFEEIIERVLSRSRETKPNKYNEDFSDVAERHHVQALHKAMVIQWLCFTPPSSIPGFQMITGKLLMRALMHSNTLFREFSLISMRRGSELPIGPHKLLAILAEPLKQKENFSLEDQEISDNLQEFEDWHEYYSLDATYRGWLRCEMENSSVPPDMLSAEEKDQAVAAATQTLELAFLLLLREERPWLNAVEISPFESSELVFLELHATAILCLPSGECMPPDATSCTALTSALYSTVSEEEVLHRQLKVDVKVSSKDPCCIEVALRCLATEGDGFGLHEANDGGLLAAIMAAGFKGELNRFQPGVSMEISRLDAWYSDGHGSVESTAAYIIRGLCRRCCLPETILRSMQASISLSEAGDSLDHCDKLIELVASSDSGMIHLFSQQQIQEFLIFERECFICKMELEEEQIPTDG, via the exons ATGGACGTGGACCAGTCGTCGTCCCCGCGGCGGCCGCCGTCGTCGACGCCGGGCTACTTGGACCCGGAGTCCTCCCGCCTCCGGGAGGAGTACcgccgctacag AAAGAGACTATCTTCTTCAAATGACTCCCCGCTGTTGGGGACCTCAGTCTCCAGATTCTCAGAAGCAAGGGTGTTGCATGATGGTAGCAGCATGCCTAGGCGGCCCAACGCTGGTCTACTCCTTGAGGAAATCAAGCAGGAGGCTGCTGATTATTCTGACATTGACGGTTTCGATGGATCAAAACTCTTTGGATCAGCGAAAAGAAGGACATCGTTGGATGGCGGTTCTGCACCAGATGCAGGCTTCGTTTCTGGTAGAAAGCCGGTGAGGTCGTCTATGAATCCGGTCAAGATGGAGGGCGATATGCTACAACAAGGAGAAACAACTTTTACAGTGTTTGCATCCCTTCTTGATTCTGCGATACAAG GATTGATGCCCTTCCCAGATGTGATTTTACAGTTTGAGAGGACATGCAGAAACGCTTCAGAGTCGATAAG GTATGCTGCCACAGGAAAGCTTCGGATGGCAGAAGATAAACTTATGCAGCAAAAAGCACAACTGTTACTGGATGAAGCTGCTTCTTGGTCACTTCTTTGGTATCTCTATGGGAAAG CAAATGAGGAGCTTCCTGGAGAGCTATTTGTG TCACCAACTACATCCCATCAGGAGGCTTGCCGGTATGTTGCAACAGATCTCACAGCACAATTGTGTCTTCGGATTGTGCTTTGGCTTGAAGGACTTGCTTCGGAAGCTCTTGATTTGGAGAAAAAG GTGAGAGGATCTCATGTTGGTTCATATCTACCAAGTTCTGGTGTTTGGCATCGTACGCAGAGGTACTTAAAAAGAAAGAACAACGATTCTAATATAGTGAAGCATGTGGATTTTGATGCTCCAACTCGTGAAGGAGCCCAACTTCTTCCTGATGACAAG AAGCAAGATGAATTGCTTTTAGAAGATATCTGGACTCTCTTGAGGGCTGGGAGATTAGAAGAGGCATGTGAATTGTGCCGGTCTGCTGGACAG GCATGGAGAGCTGCCACTCTTTGCCCCTTTGGTGGCGTAGATATGTTTCCTTCCCTGGAGGCCATGCTCAGCAATGGACAGGCTAGAACATTACAAGCCATTGAATTGGAAAGTGGTATTGGACGTCAGTGGCGTCTTTGGAAATGGGCATCTTATTGTGCTTCAGAG AAAATTGCTGAACACGATGGTGGCCGGTATGAGATGGCTGTATATGCTATACAGTGTAGTAACTTGAAGCGTACCTTGCCAATCTGTACTGACTGGGAG TCAGCTTGTTGGGCAATGGCAAAATCTTGGCTGGATGTTCAAGTGGATCTGGAATTATCTCAATACCATACCAGCAGACAAGAAGAGAAACAGTATGATGATGATATGAATGGAACCCAACCTATGCTCAGTTCAGTGGGCCCAGAAAATTGGCCATACCTTGTTCTTGATCAGCAACCTCGTGATATAACTGCACTTTTGCAGAAACTCCACTCAAG TGACCTTGTGCATGAAACTGTTTCTCGAGCATGTCGGGAGCAGCATCGACAAATTGAG ATGAATCTCATGAGTGGAAATGTAGCTCATCTTCTTGACCTTCTATGGTCATGGATATCACCCTCTGAGGAGGATCAAAACGTTTCGAG GTCCCGTGATGATCCTGAGATGATACGTTTTGGGGCACATATTGTTCTTGTCATGAGATACTTATTCAGCGAGGAAATGGAAGATGAGTTGGAGGAGAAGCTGGTTACTGTTGGTGATCTCATTatcaacat GTATGTGAGGTACTTATTTTCAGAGCAGCAAGAAGAGTTAGTTGGAGTGTATGCCTCTCAGCTTGAACGTGATGTTTGCATCGATTTGTTTGTGGAAATGATGGAACTAAGGTTAAATAGCAG CTTGCATACCATGTACAAGCTTTTCCTCTCTGCTGTGGAATATCTGCCATTCTCGTCTGGAGATGTGTCCAAGGCCTGTTTTGAAGAGATAATTGAGAG AGTTCTTTCAAGATCTCGGGAAACGAAACCCAACAAGTACAATGAAGATTTTTCCGATGTTGCGGAACGGCATCATGTGCAAGCACTTCACAAGGCAATGGTCATTCAGTGGCTTTGCTTTACCCCGCCATCCTCAATTCCAGGCTTTCAGATGATCACAGGGAAGCTTCTGATGCGGGCATTGATGCATAG CAACACACTATTTAGAGAGTTTTCCCTGATATCAATGAGGAGAGGCTCTGAACTACCAATAGGACCACATAAATTGCTTGCCATCCTTGCTGAACCATTGAAACAAAAGGAGAACTTTTCGCTGGAAGATCAAGAGATATCTGATAACTTACAAGAGTTTGAAGATTGG CATGAATATTACTCCCTGGATGCAACTTACCGGGGTTGGCTTAGATGTGAGATGGAGAATTCTTCTGTTCCTCCTGACATGCTTTCAGCAGAAGAAAAGGATCAAGCTGTTGCTGCAGCGACACAAACACTGGAGCTGGCTTTCTTGTTATTACTCA GGGAGGAAAGACCATGGCTAAATGCTGTCGAGATTAGTCCATTTGAGTCGTCAGAGCTTGTTTTCCTTGAGTTGCATGCAACTGCAATACTCTGTCTACCGTCTGGAGAATGCATGCCACCAGATGCAACGTCATGCACGGCTCTTACAAGcgcactttattcaactgttagcgAAGAGGAGGTGCTGCATCGCCAGCTCAAG GTTGATGTCAAGGTCTCGTCTAAAGATCCTTGTTGTATTGAAGTCGCGCTTCGCTGCTTAGCAACAGAAGGTGATGGGTTTGGACTTCATGAAGCCAATGATGGAGGTCTTCTTGCTGCAATAATGGCCGCTGGGTTTAAAG GTGAACTCAATCGGTTTCAGCCTGGAGTTTCGATGGAAATTTCACGACTTGATGCTTGGTATTCTGATGGTCATGGTTCAGTTGAAAGTACTGCTGCTTATATCATCCGAGGGCTCTGTCGGAGATGCTGTCTACCAGAAACTATTCTACGATCCATGCAG GCATCTATCTCCCTTTCTGAAGCAGGCGATTCTCTAGATCATTGTGATAAACTCATTGAGTTGGTTGCTTCATCAGATTCCGGAATGATCCATTTGTTCAGCCAGCAGCAGATACAG GAGTTTCTGATCTTTGAGAGGGAGTGCTTCATATGTAAAATGGAGCTTGAGGAAGAGCAGATACCTACTGATGGCTAA